The Paraburkholderia sp. BL23I1N1 sequence CGCGTCGTCGCCGTCAACGGGGCGCCGCTGTCCACGGGACGCGCGATCGCTCGTTACGTCCTGGCCTGGCTGTGGTTTTTGCCGCCGCTCGCGCTGCATCCGTTGCTGGGTCTCGCCGTGCCTCAGACGCTGGTGGTCGCCGCGATCTGGTTCGTGCTGTGGGCCACCACGGGCCGCTTCGATTCGCAGCGTCAATTCCTGCACGACCGTCTCGCCGGTACGCGCGTCATTAGCGTCGAGCGCTGAGCAAACGGGCCGCCCTGCAATTCACGCCGCCGCGCCCGCGCTCCGCGCTCGCTTGACTGCGGTTACCTCTCGGCACCGCCCTTCTTTGCCCCCCCTCCGCCGCGTCTCCGTTCCGACACAGTAATAAGAACTTCTCGTGACTGTCACGGCACGGTCACGCGCGACTGGCGCAATACGGGCACCGCAACTCGACGCGTGAGCCATGGACCCCAAAACGTCCGCGACTTCCCTGTTCCGCCAGACCGGCCCGAGCGTCGACCCTGTCGCGTTCCGCCCGGAACCCAACCCCAGTCACGGCATGCCGTTGCCTGTGCCGTCGCTCCCGCTCGACGCGCAGGCCGCCCATCACGACGACGAGCACGCCGAACCGCACCGCTATCGCACCATCTGGCTATCCGATATCCATCTCGGCTCCAGCGGTTGTCAGGCACCGTATCTGCTCGACTTCCTGCGGCACAACGAGTCGGAATACCTGTATCTCGTGGGCGACATCATCGACGGCTGGCAGTTGAAGAAAGGCTGGTACTGGCCGCAGGCGCACAACGACGTCGTGCAGAAGGTGCTGCGCAAAGCGCGCAAAGGCACCCAGGTGATCTACGTCCCGGGCAATCACGACGAAGCCGCGCGCCAGTTCTGCGACCTCGCATTCGGCGACATCCACGTCCGCGGCGAAGCGTTCCACACGACGCTCGCCGGCAAGCGCCTATGGATCGTGCACGGCGATCTGTTCGACGGCGTGATCCAGCATGCGAAGTGGCTCGCCTATCTCGGCGACACGCTCTACACGATGATCCTGATCCTGAACCGCTGGTTCAACCGGATCCGCAGCCGGCTCGGCTTTCCGTACTGGTCGCTGTCGCAATACCTGAAGCACCAGGTGAAGAACGCGGTGAATTTCATCTCGTCGTTCGAGCGCGTGATGACGGACGAAGCACGCCGCCGCGGTTGCGACGGCGTGGTCTGTGGACACATCCACAAAGCCGAGATCCGCGAGATCGACGGCGTGCTGTATTGCAACGACGGCGATTGGGTCGAAAGCCTGTCGGCACTCGTCGAGACGTATGAAGGCGAACTCAAGGTGATCTACTGGACCGTGATGCGCGCACCGGAAGTCGGCGTGCAAAAGGCCCGGGCGACCGCGTAGTCCCTCTCCACTTCTATTGGGCCGAAACCGATGAAGATCATGATCGTCACCGATGCATGGGAACCGCAGGTCAATGGCGTCGTGCGTACGCTGAAAAACACCACGCGCGAACTCACCGCACTCGGCCACCAGGTCGACCTGCTGACACCGCTCGAATTCAAGACGATCCCGTGCCCGACTTATCCTGAGATTCGCCTGTCGCTGCTGCCGGGCCGCAAGCTGCGTCAGCGCATTGACGATTTCGCGCCCGACGCGCTGCACATCGCCACCGAAGGTCCGCTCGGCATGGCCGCGCGGGCCTATGCGATCAAGCACAAGCTGCCGTTCACGACCGCTTATCACACGCGCTTTCCCGAATACGTGCAGGCGCGTTTCGGCATTCCGCTCGCGCTCACCTACAAGTTTCTGCACTGGTTCCACAAAGCGTCGCTGGCCGTGATGGCGCCCACGCCGGTGGTCAAGGCCGACCTCGAAAAATTCGGCTTCACCAACGTGGTGCTGTGGACCCGCGGCGTCGATCTCGACATCTTTCACCAGATGGACTCGAAGGTCCTCAACACCGCGCGGCCGATCTTTCTGTACGTCGGACGTGTGGCGGTCGAAAAGAACGTCGAGGCGTTTCTCAAGCTCGACCTGCCCGGCTCGAAGTGGGTCGCGGGCGAAGGCCCCGCACTCGCCGAACTGAAGTCGCGCTATCCGCAAGCGAATTACCTGGGTGTGCTGACGCAAGCCGAATTGGCGAAGGTCTATGCCGCCGCCGACGTATTCGTGTTCCCGAGCCGCACCGATACCTTCGGGCTCGTGCTGCTCGAGGCGCTGGCCTGCGGCACGCCGGTCGCGGCGTATCCGGTGACCGGTCCGATCGACGTGCTCGGCGACGGCGGCGCGGGCGCCATGCACGAGGACTTGCGCGAAGCCTGCCTCGAAGCGCTGAAGATCGAACGCAGCCATGCACGCGCGTGGGCTGAACGCTTCTCGTGGGCCGCGGCGTCCGAGCAATTCGCGGCCCATCTGAAGCCGCTGCCGCGCACCTCGTACAGCGAGGAAAGCGCCGCCGCGTGACGCGACGCGCCGAGCCGCTTATGCGAACCCGAAACTCCACCGCGGCACGCGCGTCGAACCGCGCGTTGCGCGCTGTCGATGCCGGCACCGACGCCGCCGGCGTCGAGCCGTTCGACGACGTGAGCGAGCACGGCACGCCGGATCACGTCCATCACGCGAATGGTTTTCACGGCGTGAACGGCGCGAGCCTCGCGAATCCCCCGAGCCCCCCGAGCCCCGAGAGCGAGCCGCACAACGAACCGCTCAGCCCCGACGATCCGCTCGCCCCACTCCCCTTCAATCCGTACAAGGGCAATCGCGGCGTGACCCGCGCGTGGCACGCGATGAAAAATTCGCTTGCCGGGTTCCGTGTGGCGATCCGCGAGGAAAGCGCGTTTCGTCAGGAACTCACGCTCGCCGCGATCCTGATTCCGTGTGGCGTGCTGGTGCCCGTCGATCCCGTGTCGCGCGTCTTGCTGCTCGGCTCGGTACTGCTGGTGCTGATCGTGGAATTGTTGAACTCGAGTCTCGAGGCGGCCATCGACCGGATTTCGCTCGAACGCCATGAGTTGTCGCGCCGTGCCAAAGATCTCGGCAGCGCGGCGGTGATGGTCGCGCTCGGCATGTGTGTGATGACGTGGGGGCTGATCGTCGGGCCACTCGTCGTGCGTTGGATCAAAGCGTTGCTGTGAGCATGCATGACGGCAAAAGCCACTCTGCAGCATCGCCTGGCGCGCCTGATCCAGCGTTCCAGAAAATGAAAACCCTGAGTATCCGTTTGGTATAAGAACGGTCGGTTTATAATCGTTCGATAGTCTCACAGGCCTGTCGCGTAGCGGCAGGTTTGGAGGCGCTCAAAATACCAACCGCGTCCGGGTGGATCACGCTAGAGCGGCAAGCCGCCACGCGCCCAGCCCGGCGTAACCAGGGCCGGACGACATGGAAGCCAAACCTCCCCGCCGCACCCGCGAACGGATTCTCGAGCTGTCGTTGAAACTGTTCAACGAAATCGGCGAGCCGAACGTCACTACGACGACGATCGCCGAGGAAATGGAAATCAGTCCAGGCAACCTGTACTACCACTTCCGCAACAAAGACGACATCATCAACAGCATCTTCAGCCAGTTCGAGCAGGAGATCGAAAAGCGTCTGCGTTTCCCCGACGACCACCGCGCGACCATCGACGAAATGTGGTCGTACCTGCAGTACATGGTCGATTTCATGTGGCGGTATCGCTTTCTGTATCGCGACCTGAACGATCTGCTGGCGCGCAATCGCACGCTGGAGACACATTTCAAGCAGATCATCAGCCACAAGGTGCGCTTTGCGAGTCAGTTCTGCGAGCAGCTCGTGGCGGACGGTGAAATGGTTGCGACGCCCGAGGAACTGCACGTGATCGCCACCAACGTCGGCGTGATCGGCACTTACTGGCTGTCGTACCAGTTCGTGATGAACCCGCGCAAATACAACGAGCAGGAAACGATTCGCGTGGAGCTGCATCAGGTGAGCGTACAGATCGTGTCGCTGATGGCGCCTTATCTGCGCGGCCGCTCGCGGCAGATTTTCGACGACCTCGTCTCGGGCAAGCTGCCCAGGCGCGAGTTCTACGACTACCTGCCGCCGAAGGAAGGCGCCGCGCCCCGTAACGAACCGAAGGACGTTTGAGCATGAAGTCGGTGTGTGTGTATTGCGGCTCCTCCGACGGAGCCAAACCGTTGTACGCCGAAGCCGCGCGCGCCTTCGGCCGTGCGTTGGTGCAGGCCGATCTCGCACTGGTCTATGGCGGCGGCAAGGTCGGCCTGATGGGCGTGATCGCCGACACGGTGATGGCCGAAGGCGGTCGCGCAATCGGCGTGATTCCCGAATTGCTGGTCAACAAGGAAGTCGGCCATAACGGCTTGACCGAGTTGCATGTGGTGCCCGACATGCATCATCGCAAGAAGATGATGGCCGACCTGTCCGACGCGTTCGTCGCGATGCCGGGCGGTGCGGGCACGCTCGAAGAGCTGTTCGAGGTCTATACGTGGGCGCAACTCGGCTACCACCAGAAGCCGGTGGCACTGCTGAATATCGACGGCTTCTACGATCCGCTGATCGCGCTGCTCAAGCACACGGTGGAAGAGGGCTTCATGCGGCAGACCTATTTCGACATCCTGCAAAGGGATGCCGATCCCGTCGCGCTGATCGACAAGCTGCAACACTATCGGCCGCCCGTCAGCGACAAATGGGCCGTCAAGCGCGACGCCGTTTGAGCGACGCCTGCAGTTGTGCCTGTTCTGCCCTCTGAACGAACACCGGCCGCACACTCCCGCGGCCCAGCCCGAACAATGAGGTTGCGATGACGAAAGCCGTTCTGATCACCGGTGGCAGCCGCGGCATTGGCCGCGCAACCGCGCGTTTGCTGGGCGCGCGCGGCTGGTCGGTCGGCGTGAACTACGTGCGAAATCTCGCGGCCGCGCAGGAAACCGTTGCTGAAGTGGAACGCGCCGGCGGGCACGCGTTGCCGATTCCCGGCGACGTCGCCAGCGAAGCCGATGTGATCGCGATGTTCGACGCGCTCCAGCAGAAGTTCGGCCGAGTCGATGCACTCGTGAACAACGCGGGAATCGTCGCGCCGTCGAGCCAGCTCGCGGATATGGACCTCGCGCGTCTGAAGCGCATGTTCGACGTGAACGTGCTCGGCGCCTACCTGTGCGCACGCGAAGCCGCGCGCCGGATGTCGACCACCCGCGGCGGCGCGGGCGGCGTGATCGTGAATATCTCGTCGGCGGCTTCGCGTTTGGGTTCCCCGAGCGAATACGTCGATTACGCCGGCTCGAAAGGCGCCGTCGACACCATGACGCTCGGCCTCGCGAAAGAACTCGGCCCGCAGGGTGTGCGCGTGAACGCGGTGCGGCCCGGCCTGATCGACACCGAAATCCACGCCAGCGGCGGCAAGCCCGAGCGCGCCGCCCGGCTCGGCGCGACCACGCCGCTGGGCCGCCCCGGCAGCGCCGATGAAGTCGCCGAGTCGATCGTCTGGTTATTGAGCGACGCGGCCTCGTACGTCACGGGCGCCCTGCTCGACGTGACCGGCGGACGCTGAGCGGCCCCTCTTCTTTCTGCTTGCGCGGCCAGCGGTTCCCGCGCCCGCCTGTTCCTTTCTGACTCCCGACGCCCCATTCCCGTCGATTTGATGAGGAATCGGTGCAATCCGTTCGGCCGATCGGAATATTCCGCGCTTTTTCTGTAATCTACCGTAACAATCCGGGACTACAATCGCAGCGTTCGCACGCAACCGCACGCGGCGCACAGCAAGAACATAAGCCCGCGGCCCACGTCGTCGCGCAGGCTGACCAGAGATTCTCATGCACGAAAAACTATCCGCGCCCTGGCGTACGGGGAACGTCGCGGTTGCGACGCCAGCGCCGGCCGGCCCGGCCGATGGTGCTCCCAAACCGCGCGCCGGCCCGGCACGCGTTGCCGAATCCCGCGCGGCCCTGCCGGAGGGCCACACTACCGCAGCCGAAGCCGCGGCGCCCGCAAGGCCTGCTGCCCCCGTCGGCCCTTCCGCCCCCACCGCTCCGGCGCCCGCTTCGCGTGGCGCCCGGCGCTTGCGCGCGCTCACGGCTTCCCGGCCGCTCATGTGGCTGGTCGCGCTGGCCATCGTGTGCGCGTGGCTCCTGCCCGGCACCTTGGGCCACGACCCATGGAAGCAGGACGAGACCTACACGTTCGGCATCATCCAGCACATGCTCGATACCGGCGACCTGGTCGTACCGACCAACGCCGGCCAGCCCTTTGTGGAAAAGCCACCGATCTACGATTGGGTCGCCGCCGGGCTCGCCTGGATGTTCGGCCGTTATCTGCCGTTGCATGACGCGGCACGCCTCGCGAGTGCGCTCTTCGCCGGCCTGACTGTCTACTACACGGCGCGCGTCACCCGCCGCGCGGTGGCCGCGTCGCGCTGGCTCGACATCCGCGTGATCGGCACGTTGGCGTTGTTCGCGAGCACGCTCGTCGTCATCAAGCACGTGCACGACATGATGACCGACGTCGCGCTCATGGCCGGTGCCGCGCTCGGTTTCTGCGGCCTGTTCGAACTGGTGCTGGTGCATCTGCGCGACGAAGCACGGCTGCTGCCGGTCGACACACGCCGCCGGCGCCACGCGATCCTCAGCGGCGCGGCGATGTTCGGCGCCGGCGTCGGCGCGTCGTTGCTGGCCAAGGGCCTGTTCGTGCCGCTCGTATTCGGCGTGACGACCGTCGCGGTGCTAGTGCTGTATCCCGCCTGCCGCACTCGCCGCTTCGCAGGCGCACTCGGTATTGCCGCACTGGTCTCTTCGCCCTTCGTTCTGATCTGGCCGATCTGTTTCTATCTGCGCTCCGAAGCACTCTTCAAAGTCTGGCTGTGGGACAACAATATCGGCCGCTTCCTCGGCTTTTCGGTGGCGCAACTCGGCTCCGAAAACGAAAGCCGTCTGTTCGTGCTGCGCACTGTGCTTAGCGTCGGCTTTCCGGTGGTGCCGCTTGCGCTGGCCGCGCTTGCCGGCGGCAAGTGGCGCCGCTGGCGCGATCCGCGTGTGGCGCTCCCGGTAATTTTCGCAGGCACCGGTTTCGCCGTCCTGCAAACGTCGGCAACGGTTCGCGAACTGTACATTCTGCCGTTCATCGCCCCGCTCGCCTTGGTGGCGATGCAAGGCATCGAAAAGCTGCCGCGGCGTCTGCACGCAAGCTGGGACATGGCGAGCCGCGTGCTGTTCGGCAGCACGGCCGCGCTCGCGTGGATCATCTGGTCGATCATGAGCGATCCGGCCAACACGCATGCGTCGCTGCACCGGCTCGGCCGCTGGTTGCCGCTTGACTGGGTGTTGCCGGTCAAGCCCGGGCTGATCGCGGCCGCGCTGCTAATGACGCTCGGCTGGCTGTGGCTGCTGCCGGTCTTCAAGTACGCAGGCAAATGGCGCGGCGCGCTGAGCTGGTGCGCCGGCGCGATTCTCGCGTGGGGACTGGTCAGCACGCTGCTGCTGCCGTGGCTCGACTATGCGAAAAGTTACCGCTCCGTGTTCGAAAATCTCGGCACCAGCATGAATATCGAATGGAACGACGGCGATTGCATGGCCAGCACGGGGCTCGGCGAATCCGAGGCGCCGATGCTGTACTACTACGCCGGCATCGAGCATCAACCAACCGCGAACGCCGCAACGACCGAGTGCACCTGGCTGATCGAACAGACCCGCCGCGACAATGCACAGGCGCCTGCGGGCGATTGGCGTCTGTTCTGGTCGGGCGCGCGCCCGGGCGACAACGACGAGCTGTTGCGGGTGTTCGTGCGGACACCGTCGACGCCCGCGCGCGGCGAGTAGCACGCCGCGACGGATGGCGCCTGATCTGTGCTTGCGCGTCGCCCCTTGCGCCTAGAACGACGAGCCAGGCTCCTTCAGAAAAGCCGCTTCTTCATCCGTCGACTGACGCCCGAGTAGCGCATTACGATGTGGAAAGCGTCCGAAACGCTCGATGATTCTTGCGTGCCTGACCGCGGAGCCGTAGTAGGACGCACCGCCTGGCTCGGCCTTCAGCTGTTTGAACAGGCGCAACGATTCGTGCTGGCTGGCGAGCGTTTCGTCGTGTTCGAACGGCAGATACGCGAACGCGCGATGATGCACGGTCGGCAATAAGAGCTCGGCGCCGCTTGCGATCATCCGTTGCGCGATGCGTAGCGCCTGATGGTCGGCCGCGAAAGCACGCGGTGTATTGCGGTAGCAATTGCGGGAAAACTGATCCAGCACGATGACCAGCGCCAACGCACCGAGCGGTGATTCCGTCCAGCTGTCGAGTAGCCCTTCACGCGCCGCGTCGATCAGTGCTCCGAAGCGTTCCAGCAGCATCGCATCGAAGGCCTGATTGCGGGAGAACCAGAGCTTGCGGGCCTGACCGAAGGTGGGGGTATCCGGAGCGCCGAACCAGCAGTTGAGGACTGCGCGCGCCTCTGCCGCTTCCGGGCCCGCCGCCCCATCAACCATTGCGGTTGCGCATCCAGTCCGCTGTCTCGAAGAACGACGCCAGCAAACGCTCCCTCAACGGCTCGGAAAGCCCGACGTCGTCCATCGCCCATGCCATGCAGCGAAGCCACTGATCCCGCTCGCCGGACGCAATCGGAAACGGCATGTGCCTCGCCCGTAGCCTCGGATGGCCGAACCGGCTGATGTAATGATCGGGGCCCCCCATCCACCCGCACAGGAACCAGAAAAACTTGTCGCGCGAGCCATCGAGCGATTCCGGATGCAACGCCCGAATCCCGGCGAATTCCGGTTCGAGATCCATCAGGTCATAAAACCGGTCGACCAGTTCGCGCACGCGCGTTTCACCGCCCACCAGTTCGAAGGCCGTCGGCTGCGCCGCGGACACTTCGTCGTTAAGATTGCTCATACCCAATCACAGAAAACCAAAGTAGAAAAATCACGCGTCCCGCAGCGATTGCAACGCGGGACGCGCCAGCACATGCCGCAAGCTGAGCCAGCCGCCCACACCCGCGCAGGCAATCCCGGCCGCGATACCCGCGGGCAACAGCCACGGATCGAAGCTCAGATAAAACTCGAACACGTGTGTTGCCAGCACCCAGCCAATCACTTGTGCGCCAATCGCTGCCATCAAACCCGCCAGCGCGCCCACCGCCACAAACTCGGCGACCTGCACCGCCCGTACCTGACGATGCGAAGCACCCAGCGCGCGCAGCAGCGCGGATTCTCGCATACGCTCATCACGCGTGCCGGCCAGCGCCGCGTAGAGCACCAGCACGCCGGCTGCGAGCGTGAACGCGAACAGGAACTGCACCGCGCCGATCACCTGCTGCAAAACGCGTTGCACCTGCGCCAGAATCGGACCGGTGTCGATTGCCGTGAGGTTCGGATGGGCGGCGATCAGCCCGTCGATGGTCGACTGTTTTTCCGGCGGCAGATGGAAACTGGTAATGAACGTCGCCGGGAAATCCTGCAAGGCGGTCGGCGGCATCAGCACGAAAAAGTTGACCTTGAACGAGCCCCAGTCGAGCTTGCGGACACTCGTTACCGGCGCGTCGACCTGCAGGCCCGTCACGTCGAAGCGCAGCGTGTCGCCAGGCTTCACGTTGATCAGCTTCGCCAGTCCCTGCTCGATCGAAATCTGCGGCGTCTTCGTGTCGCCATACCATGTGCCGGCGGAGAGACGGTTGTCGTCGGGCAGCTCGGTTGTGTACGACAGATTGAATTCGCGATCGACGAGACGCTTCGCATCCTCGCCCTTGAACGAGTCCGGATTGACCGGCTTGCCGTTGATCGCGATCAGCCGGCCGCGCACCATTGGCGCGAGCACCGTGCCGGGCACGCCGTGCGTGCTCAGATATTGCGTGACTGCTTCGCGCTGGTCGGGCTGGATGTCGATGATGAATTCGTTCGGCGCGTCGGGCGGCGTCGATTTGCGCCAGCCGGCCACGAGGTCGTCACGCGTCATCGCGATCAGCAACAGGCACATCAGACCGATGCCGAGCGCGGTGATCTGCAACGCGCTCGCGCCGCTACGCCGCTCCAGCGACGCCAACGCGTAACGCCAGCCGATCCCCGCATTCACGCGCTCGCTGCGCACGGCGCGCGACGCGCCCCACAACGCCAGCCGCGCGATGCACGCGAACACCAGCATTCCGCCGGCAAAGCCGCCCGCGACGATGCCGCCGAGCTTCAACTCGCCCGCCGCGACGATCAGGAGCGCGGCGAACAGCGCGATGCCGAGCGCATAGGCGGCCCACGCAGTGCGTCCCGCTTCGCCCCATTCGCGACGCAGCACGCGCACCGGCGGCACGCGCGTCAATGGCAACAGCGGCGGCAACGCGAAGCCGAGCAACAGCACGAGACCGGCCGCGATGCCTTCGAGCGCCGGCCAGACGGTTGGGTACGGCAAGGCGACATCGATCAGACTGCCGAGCCAGGTCAGCAACGCAAGATGCCCGAGGTATCCGAGGGCCACGCCGAGCGCGCCGCCGATCAAACCCAGGCCGATGAATTCAAGCGTGAACAGCGCGCGCAGCGTGGCCTGGCTGACACCAAGGCAGCGCATCGCCGCGCAGCCGTCCAGATGCCGGCGCATATACCGATGCGCGGCCATTGCGATTGCCACCGCCGCGAGCAACGCGGTGAGCAGCGAGACGAGCGTGAGAAAGTGACTCGCGCGGTCGAGCGTCTGACGCACCTGCGGCTGACCGTCTTGCAACGACTCGAGCGCGACGCCGCGCATCTTGCCACCGTCCACCTTGTCGTGCGCGAATTGCGCGAAGCGCGCCACCGATTCATCCGGGCCCGCCACCAGCAACCGATAAGTCACGCGGCTGCCGAAGGTGATGAGGCCGGTCGACTGGACATCGTCGGCACGCAACATCAGGCGCGGCGAAAAATTGACGAACGAAAAACCACGATCGAGTTCGCGGGTAATGACCGCGCCGATCGTGAAGTTGCGCGCCCCGACCTTCACGGCGTCGCCGACATGCAGCTTCAATGCGTCGAGCAGCGCCTGATCGACCCACACCGTACCCCGCGCCGGAATCGAATCGGCAGGATGATCGGCCGCACCTGGCGCCGAAGCGATCCGCAACGCGCCACGCAACGGATAACCCGGCGACACCGCCTTGATGGCGGCCAGCCGCGAGACCGGCTGGGCACCGGTCGAATTGATCATGCTGGGGAAGATCGCCGTGCTGGCGGTATTCAAACCGAGTGCGCCGGCTTGCTGCGCGAACTGCGGATCGACCGGATGATCGGCACGCACGATGAAATCAGCGGCGATCATGCGCCGCGCATCACGCTCGAGCCCCTGATGCAAACGGTCAGCCAGAAAGCCGACACTCGACAACGCCGCGACGGCCAGCACCAGCGCCAGCAGCAGCATCGTCAGTTCGCCCGCGCGCCAGTCGCGCGCCGTCATACGAATGGACTGGCGCAGTACATCCGCGCCACCCAGCCGGCGCGTTGGCTGTGAAGCCGCCCGCGCCGTCACACCTCTTACCGTATCGCTCAATCGTGCCGACTCCTGGCAAACCGCGACACCATGTGCGTCGCCATCCCGCGAAAACCGCCCTGCACCCCGCGCCACAGCCGCGGCAACGCCCAGCCGGCCAGCACCATGAAACCCACCATCAATACCAGGAACACTAGCGGCACGAACAGCGCGAGCAGCATGCCGCCGAACACGAGACCGTCTTCAGCGGTCGAGGTCACGACATTCGACACCGGTTCCGGCGACAGATTGATCAACGCGCGCGTGCCCGCTTTCGCCAGATGCGCGGTGCCCGCCAGCGTGCCGCCCGCGAGTGCCGCGACTGTCAGCAGCGCGGGATCGGCATGGCCGAGCGCGCCGGCCGCCAATACTGCGCCGGCGGGAATGCGGATAAAGGTATGAACCGCGTCCCATAGGGAATCGAACGCGGGGATTTTGTCGGCGAGAAATTCAGTGACCGTCAGCACGCCGGCGACGCCGATAACCCACGGCGAGGACAGCGCGGACAGCGTATCGGGGAGATGAATGAAGCCAAGGCGTGCGAACACGCCGGCCAGCAGGACTGTCAGATAGAGGCGCAGACCGCTGCCCCAGGAGAGGCCCGCAGCGAGCGAAAGTGATTCAAGCATGGCCGCCTCCAGGCGCGCTGTGCGTGCCGGGCGCTTCGACGGGCAAAGGAAAGGGAGCCACCGCACCGAAGTCGTCAGACCCGCGCCAAGCCGGCCGCGCCAAATGGGCCGCGGACAATTTCAGGTTGGATTCAGTCTCATTATAGCCACGTTAATTCGCAGAACGCAGAGCGGCGAATAAATGGCGGGCGCTAATGGCGGATGGTCGGCGGATAGATAACGCCCGGTTCAAGCGCACGCGGACACGATAATCCACGTGAGCAACGAGGGCTCAATGCCCCGACGACAGCTTCAACCCGATCAATCCGATCACAATCAGCGCCGCGCTCGCCACCCGCGCGACCGTCAGGGCCTCGCCCATCATGACGATGCCGAAGATGAACGCGCCGACCGCGCCGATCCCCGTCCACACGGCGTAGGCTGTGCCGAGCGGCAACTGGCGCATCGCCATCGCGAGCAGGATAAAGCTGCCGAGCGCTGTCACCAGTGTGAATACGGACGGCCAGAGCCGGGTGAAACCTTCGGAGGTTTTGAGACCGGCCGCCCACGCGACTTCAAGCAAACCGGCAATCAACAGAAGAATCCAGGGCATGAGACAGCTCCATGGTCAGATGGGGCCGTCCCCGTTTGTAGCAGTGCGCAAGGTCGTCCTTACGAACTGTAATTATATCAAAATAGCGCGCCGCCTTGCTGCGGCGAGCAGCCGCAAGGGCGCGGCGGACGCCTCGGGCAAACTCAAACCGCGCCCACCAGCCGGTATCCCACGCCCGTTTCCGTCACGATATGCTCCGGCTGCGCCGGGTCGCGCTCGAGTTTCCCACGCAGATGCGCCATATAGATACGCAGATAGTGATGGCTCTCCACATGCGACGGCCCCCACACGTCGCGCAGCAATTGCCGGTGCGTCAACACGCGGCCCGCGTGGCGCACGAGGGTCGCGAGCAGGCGATATTCGATCGGCGTGAGATGGACGGCGGCGCCGTCGCGGCTCACCTGACGCAAGGCCAGATCGACCGTCACCGCGCCGAAGCGCACCAGCGGCGATTCATTCGCGCCGCCCTGATTGCGGCGCCGCATATGTGCGCGGATTCGCGCCAGCAGTTCGGAGACGCCGAACGGCTTGGTGAGGTAATCGTCCGCGCCGGCATCGAGCGCGGCAACTTTCTCGGTTTCCTGGGTGCGCGCCGACAGCACGATGACCGGCAACTCACTCCAGCCACGCAGTTCGCGAATCACGTCGAGGCCGTCGGTATCAGGCAGGCCGAGATCGACGATCACGAGATCGGGTTTGCGCGTCGCGGCTTCGACGAGACCTTGCTTGCCGGTCTCGGCGTCGTGCACGACGATGCCCTCGCCTTCCAGCGCGGTTCGCACGAAGCGGCGAATCTGCTTTTCGTCTTCGATCAGGACGACGGTGATGCTCGGGTCACTCATGGGTCGGTTTGGAAAGCGGGTTAGGAGTTGAGTCGAGGTCGGGCAAAGCGTCCGCGCCTTCGTCTTCCAGTGCATCCGGGGCTTCGGGCGGCGTTTCCACCGGCAGCGTGAACCAGAAACGCGCGCCTTCGACGCGGCCGTCCGCGGACAGGCGATTGAGCGCGCCGATTGTAC is a genomic window containing:
- a CDS encoding glycosyltransferase family 1 protein, which codes for MKIMIVTDAWEPQVNGVVRTLKNTTRELTALGHQVDLLTPLEFKTIPCPTYPEIRLSLLPGRKLRQRIDDFAPDALHIATEGPLGMAARAYAIKHKLPFTTAYHTRFPEYVQARFGIPLALTYKFLHWFHKASLAVMAPTPVVKADLEKFGFTNVVLWTRGVDLDIFHQMDSKVLNTARPIFLYVGRVAVEKNVEAFLKLDLPGSKWVAGEGPALAELKSRYPQANYLGVLTQAELAKVYAAADVFVFPSRTDTFGLVLLEALACGTPVAAYPVTGPIDVLGDGGAGAMHEDLREACLEALKIERSHARAWAERFSWAAASEQFAAHLKPLPRTSYSEESAAA
- a CDS encoding TetR/AcrR family transcriptional regulator yields the protein MEAKPPRRTRERILELSLKLFNEIGEPNVTTTTIAEEMEISPGNLYYHFRNKDDIINSIFSQFEQEIEKRLRFPDDHRATIDEMWSYLQYMVDFMWRYRFLYRDLNDLLARNRTLETHFKQIISHKVRFASQFCEQLVADGEMVATPEELHVIATNVGVIGTYWLSYQFVMNPRKYNEQETIRVELHQVSVQIVSLMAPYLRGRSRQIFDDLVSGKLPRREFYDYLPPKEGAAPRNEPKDV
- a CDS encoding TIGR00730 family Rossman fold protein, coding for MKSVCVYCGSSDGAKPLYAEAARAFGRALVQADLALVYGGGKVGLMGVIADTVMAEGGRAIGVIPELLVNKEVGHNGLTELHVVPDMHHRKKMMADLSDAFVAMPGGAGTLEELFEVYTWAQLGYHQKPVALLNIDGFYDPLIALLKHTVEEGFMRQTYFDILQRDADPVALIDKLQHYRPPVSDKWAVKRDAV
- a CDS encoding SDR family oxidoreductase; translation: MTKAVLITGGSRGIGRATARLLGARGWSVGVNYVRNLAAAQETVAEVERAGGHALPIPGDVASEADVIAMFDALQQKFGRVDALVNNAGIVAPSSQLADMDLARLKRMFDVNVLGAYLCAREAARRMSTTRGGAGGVIVNISSAASRLGSPSEYVDYAGSKGAVDTMTLGLAKELGPQGVRVNAVRPGLIDTEIHASGGKPERAARLGATTPLGRPGSADEVAESIVWLLSDAASYVTGALLDVTGGR
- a CDS encoding diacylglycerol kinase, whose translation is MRTRNSTAARASNRALRAVDAGTDAAGVEPFDDVSEHGTPDHVHHANGFHGVNGASLANPPSPPSPESEPHNEPLSPDDPLAPLPFNPYKGNRGVTRAWHAMKNSLAGFRVAIREESAFRQELTLAAILIPCGVLVPVDPVSRVLLLGSVLLVLIVELLNSSLEAAIDRISLERHELSRRAKDLGSAAVMVALGMCVMTWGLIVGPLVVRWIKALL
- a CDS encoding UDP-2,3-diacylglucosamine diphosphatase, which codes for MDPKTSATSLFRQTGPSVDPVAFRPEPNPSHGMPLPVPSLPLDAQAAHHDDEHAEPHRYRTIWLSDIHLGSSGCQAPYLLDFLRHNESEYLYLVGDIIDGWQLKKGWYWPQAHNDVVQKVLRKARKGTQVIYVPGNHDEAARQFCDLAFGDIHVRGEAFHTTLAGKRLWIVHGDLFDGVIQHAKWLAYLGDTLYTMILILNRWFNRIRSRLGFPYWSLSQYLKHQVKNAVNFISSFERVMTDEARRRGCDGVVCGHIHKAEIREIDGVLYCNDGDWVESLSALVETYEGELKVIYWTVMRAPEVGVQKARATA